A single genomic interval of Pyrus communis chromosome 7, drPyrComm1.1, whole genome shotgun sequence harbors:
- the LOC137741101 gene encoding receptor-like protein 7, giving the protein MGMESRRSKFISVRCFTLLLIIASQFSLSVQTQTICHDDERSALLQFNDSFTIDESASTLPFAYPKVASWTLEGDAQNQTSDCCSWDGVECDEVSGHVIGLDLRSSCLYGSLNSSSSLFQLVHLQSLDLSDNNFNFSQIPSRLGHDLASLTYLNLSKSFFSGEIPSEISMLSKLSTLDLSTSQKFHDDNNILKLTKTNLISLVQNMTKNIEQLHLDLVDIYSTLPDGLVNASSLISLRLAQCGLYGEFPVGVFHLPSLQVLYLFENYDLTGYFPNFNKTNSIKRLDVSLTKFYGQLPSSLGNLHSLNELRLSQCTFCPCLPSSLRNLTQLTYLDISQFYDSTKNFCTNQLASCPWFWVGKLTNLFFLGLDDAIRGEFPDFLANLTQLSYLSMGSNEMTGPIPSWLMNLSQLSYLDLSQNKLQGEIPQSFFRLRDLQFLDLSDNNLSGLVEVDQLSKLKSLKKLFLSYNKLSLNFKTNMSAAFPKLQSLRLDSCNLTEFPGFLHDQYELTTLYLSNNNIRGQIPKWLWNATRETMLNLNLENNFLTGFEQDPGTFPWQNLRYLFLDFNKLQGSLPIPPQSIRIYYVANNCYSGEVSPSFCNLNDLHTLDLSNNNLSGKLPQCLGNSSNLGKLSLRNNSFHGGLPSLCPTVNSSLASVDLSYNQLGGKLPRSIANCTQLVFLNIANNHISDIFPSWLGALPVLWALILRSNGFHGVIGNPATTHEFPKLCIIDLSNNDFSGILPSNYFENWNSMKFVGKSKHTYFETFSSIDSQGFVTHFRSVFPLTIFGKGVELKYEETPNLLKLIDLSGNKFDGEIPAGVIGNLRGLVLLNLSNNGLTGQIPSSLGNLNMLESLDLSHNQLSGRIPSNLAQLTFLAYWDVSHNLLWGPIPVGKQFDTFENDSYEGNSGLCGKPLSRKCEAPPPPSAVEEDEDSGFEIGLDWYVVLPGVVSGLIVGVVAGNTLANKKREWFVEKFSRRRQPRRTRRRRG; this is encoded by the coding sequence ATGGGAATGGAATCGCGCCGATCGAAGTTCATTTCTGTACGTTGTTTTACTTTGCTATTAATCATTGCTAGTCAATTTTCTCTCTCTGTGCAGACGCAGACAATTTGTCACGACGATGAGCGCTCTGCCTTGTTGCAATTCAACGACAGCTTCACGATAGACGAGTCAGCTTCTAcacttccttttgcttatccaAAGGTTGCATCTTGGACACTAGAAGGAGATGCTCAGAATCAGACAAGTGACTGTTGTTCGTGGGATGGTGTCGAGTGTGATGAGGTCTCTGGCCATGTtattggccttgacctaagaaGTAGCTGTCTCTATGGTTCTCTCAACTCCAGCAGCAGCCTCTTTCAACTTGTTCACTTGCAGAGTCTTGACCTCTCAGATAACAACTTCAATTTTTCCCAAATACCATCAAGATTGGGGCATGATCTTGCGAGCCTAACGTATCTCAACCTTTCAAAGTCTTTTTTTTCTGGCGAAATTCCATCAGAAATTTCAATGCTATCCAAGCTCTCAACCCTTGATCTGTCAACCAGTCAGAAGTTTCATGACGATAATAACATTTTGAAACTGACCAAAACCAACTTGATAAGCCTAGTTCAAAATATGACCAAGAACATcgaacaacttcatcttgatttGGTAGACATATATTCCACTCTGCCTGATGGTTTGGTCAATGCATCTTCTCTCATATCCCTCAGACTCGCTCAATGTGGGTTGTATGGGGAATTCCCAGTTGGTGTTTTCCACCTACCAAGCTTACAAGTTCTTTATCTGTTTGAAAACTATGACCTAACCGGTTATTTTCCTAACTTTAACAAGACCAATTCCATCAAGAGATTGGATGTTTCGCTCACGAAATTCTATGGTCAATTGCCCTCTTCTCTCGGGAACCTTCATTCCTTAAATGAGCTACGACTCTCACAGTGTACCTTCTGTCCCTGTCTTCCATCCTCACTCAGAAACCTTACCCAACTCACTTACCTTGACATTTCCCAATTTTATGACTCTACAAAAAACTTTTGCACAAACCAATTAGCTTCTTGTCCCTGGTTTTGGGTTGGAAAGCTAACAAACCTTTTCTTCTTAGGCCTTGATGATGCTATAAGGGGAGAATTCCCAGATTTTCTGGCTAACCTGACCCAACTCTCGTATCTATCCATGGGGAGTAATGAAATGACTGGTCCAATCCCTTCTTGGCTCATGAACTTGTCCCAACTAAGCTATCTAGACCTCAGTCAGAACAAATTGCAAGGAGAAATTCCTCAATCGTTCTTCCGATTACGAGATCTTCAATTCCTTGACCTTTCCGATAACAACTTGAGTGGATTGGTTGAAGTTGATCAACTTTCTAAGCTCAAATCTTTAAAGAAACTTTTCTTATCATATAACAAGTTATCTCTGAATTTCAAAACCAATATGAGCGCTGCCTTTCCTAAGCTTCAGAGTCTAAGGCTGGATTCGTGCAACTTGACCGAGTTTCCAGGATTTTTACATGATCAATACGAGTTGACCACCCTCTATCTTTCCAACAACAACATTCGGGGCCAAATACCGAAGTGGTTGTGGAATGCAACTAGAGAAACAATGTTGAATCTCAATCTTGAGAACAACTTTTTAACAGGGTTTGAGCAAGATCCAGGCACTTTCCCATGGCAGAATCTGCGGTACTTATTTCTCGACTTTAACAAGTTACAAGGATCACTGCCAATTCCGCCACAATCCATTAGAATTTATTATGTTGCAAACAATTGTTATAGTGGAGAAGTATCACCGTCATTCTGCAACTTGAATGATCTGCATACTCTTGATTTGTCCAACAATAACTTGAGCGGCAAGCTTCCGCAGTGTTTGGGGAACTCCAGTAATCTTGGAAAACTGAGTCTGAGGAACAATTCTTTTCACGGTGGTCTTCCTTCTTTATGTCCAACTGTAAATAGTAGTTTGGCATCAGTTGATTTAAGTTATAACCAGTTAGGGGGTAAGCTACCAAGATCAATTGCCAATTGCACTCAGTTGGTGTTTCTCAACATTGCAAACAATCACATCAGCGACATCTTCCCATCTTGGTTGGGGGCACTTCCAGTCTTATGGGCTCTCATTTTGCGGTCTAATGGATTTCATGGCGTCATTGGTAACCCTGCAACAACCCATGAGTTCCCCAAGCTCTGCATAATCGATTTGTCTAACAACGACTTTTCTGGTATATTGCCCTCAAACTACTTTGAGAACTggaattccatgaaatttgttgGCAAAAGCAAGCACACGTACTTTGAGACCTTCTCCTCCATCGACTCACAAGGATTTGTAACCCATTTTAGAAGTGTATTCCCGCTCACAATCTTTGGCAAAGGTGTTGAGTTGAAATATGAAGAGACCCCAAATCTTCTCAAACTGATAGATCTATCAGGTAATAAATTTGACGGAGAGATTCCAGCAGGTGTTATTGGGAATCTAAGAGGCCTTGTTTTGCTTAACCTTTCGAATAACGGTCTCACCGGTCAAATCCCGTCATCGTTGGGGAACTTGAATATGCTCGAGTCATTAGATCTCTCCCACAACCAGCTCTCAGGAAGGATCCCCAGTAATCTGGCGCAACTCACTTTCCTTGCATATTGGGATGTGTCTCATAATCTTCTTTGGGGGCCAATACCAGTGGGCAAACAATTTGACACATTCGAAAACGATTCATACGAAGGAAACTCGGGTTTGTGTGGAAAGCCTTTGTCAAGGAAATGTGAAGCGCCGCCACCACCATCGGCcgtggaagaagatgaagactcTGGGTTCGAAATTGGACTAGATTGGTATGTGGTTCTGCCAGGAGTTGTCAGTGGTCTAATAGTAGGGGTGGTTGCTGGGAATACACTGGCAAACAAGAAGCGTGAATGGTTTGTCGAGAAATTCAGCAGGAGGCGGCAGCCAAGACgcacgaggaggaggaggggataA